Part of the Zingiber officinale cultivar Zhangliang chromosome 6A, Zo_v1.1, whole genome shotgun sequence genome, AGTGAAACATTCAATTCATTCAACATAAATTGTTTTTCTTCAGTTCCATATATGAGTTCCAATGAAGTTGCATCTCACAAGTTTAACTGTATGGGTAGTCGAAAGTCTGATTCTGAAAGTGGCCATCAGAGAGACCAGTATGGTTCAGATTCCTCTCTATCATCATCATCTAACATTAAGAGACAACTTACAAAACTGGACTTGTATTTTAGCAAGCTGAAACATATGAAGGACAGACAACTTGGAAGTAATTCTCAGACTCTTCTTGAAAGAAGGATGATTAAGATGGATTCTTCAGGAGGACTAAAGGATAACACTACAAAAACCATTGACACAAGCTGTGATGATAAAAAAGAGACTGGATTGAGTTCTTTGGAGCACTATTTTGGCCGCTTATCTGGTAGTTACTTTTGTAATTGGTCCTGAActcatttttacaaaattactTCAATGAAAAGATCAAATATCCACATTTCAATGAAATGAACAATACTCATTTGCTAATATAAAATTTCAAGATGTCATTTAATCTACATGTAGTGGTCAAGTCAGGAAACCTGGCTTCCTAGCTAGTTTAGCTAAGTCAGTTCATGATATAATCTTTACAATCAATAGGTTTAACTCAAGCGTTACTTCAGTCAGTTGTTTCTGTAAAATCTTGACAGAACTGTTTTATTTCAAACCATGCTAGATTGGGCATTATATCATCTACAACTACATCACGTGTCTTCTTGtggaactaaagaatattttagTTAGGTTCTGGAGAATGAGACAACTTACAATAATTTTTCTTTGCATTTGTGCTTAACCAACCACCCGACTTGATGCAAATCATTTATATGTCAGGCTTTAGTGGCTTGTCATACTAGATTTTCATGTCATTATTCCCAGTAATGTATGTAGCGAAAATACATTTAGAATAATTCCTAAAACTTCTACATCTCTTTCGTAGAAAATGTATAGCCTTGTTGTTCATTGATTTCTTATGATCATCGTCACTGCTTGACCGCTGCTTGATCAAGATTCTCAGATGTGTTTGGCTCCTGAAATCATAGTTATTCTTGATTCATTGTTCCTCAAAAACCTAAAACCTGAGAAGTCTTctcttttttaatcttttttcagGCTACTAATAGAGGATCCACTTTAGTAAGTCAACCATTCTTCATTTAGCTATTAGCTTGTTCTTGTACCAAATACATATCCGTAATTTATTTACAGAATCTAATAGCTGAATGAAGAATGGGTTGATGATCTATAACTAAGGTGGATTACATACATGAATTGTATAAATTCATAGCTTTTCATTAATAATACAAGAAGTCCTCTCCTCTTCTAATCTGATATAAGTCCAAATTCAAAAGCTCCAATGAACATAATCCCTCGCATTCGACTCACCATGTCAGAAACTTCCACTGCAGAATGCCAACCCACCACCCTTCCGACAACAGGAACCCACTCTCAAGTCACTTCTTTGATAAATTTCAATGTAGCACAATTCTTTGCTACATCTTTCAAGTTTCTCAGACATCCTTCTGATATTTCAGGGCATGTCTAGGTTCCAGTAGTAGCCCAGAAGAGTGATACTCTTTTATGGACCTATACTATTATCTCAGTTTATAAATGAAGTTTAGCTGACAAAGATACTTCTAAATGTTAGCATGTGAGGCAATCTCATTTTCTATCATTGACGCTCATCTTTTTGAAACTTGATTGTAGGATAGTTATTTGATAGCTTCAACTGTATGTCTGACCAATCAGTCAGTCCCATCTTCATCTAAATAGGTTCTACAGGAATCCTCATATGGCATTTGATTATAGAGCAATATTCTCTCCTCTAGTTCCTTATTCTTCTATTCTTAACATACTAAAGCTTCATCTAACTATTCTTGTTAAGCTTTGCAACTTGTAAGATCTATTCATCTATTCTGTGAATAATACTATTAGTAATTTGTTTTTTAGCTAATATAGACTCGGAAAAGAGAAGTTTGTCCAGCTTCCAAAAAGGTGTATCAGAAAGAAATTCTGAGAGAACATCAATTACTGGAATAGGAGAAGGCAATGAAAAAGAAGTAGATTTGGAACCATATACAAATAAAGATAAAAAGAACTTGGATGATAGAACAGATTCGTTGATTTTTGGTACCAGAAATATCCAAAGTCTGCCAACAGAGGATGAAGCTTCTGATCTATATCTAATGTGAGTTTTCTTCTTTTCAACCCGACACATAGTCTGCTCCCATTAATATATTTACTTGTGAATAAATAGCAAAAACCTGCAGACTGCAATTGGTAAAGTATTTTGCATCATTAGCATGATTCATTTGTAGGTGCTATATTTTCATCCAAGACGTGAGATTCCAAAATTTATTATCCTTTTTCTGCAGAACCTTCTCCTGAAGTTTTACTAGTAGATAATTAACGCTGGCATTTTTTATGAATGCAGAAGTTTATTGGCTGCAATAGATATTGCTGTATACTTATTTGAAATAGCGAGTCCAGTTAACTCGGAGATAGAGCACTTGTCTCTCCCTTTAATCTATGGAGCAAAGATAAATAAATTGATCCTTCTGGGGGAATGGTGGAGACTATTAACTCCAATGTTTCTGGTACGTTGTTTAATTCATTATTATTGGCCTTCCCCATCCAAGCAAAAGTAGCACATACAATTTGATTATTCAGCGACTATAAACTACAGTTTGATTATTCAGAGACTCAAAATAAGGTGAGGCTGCCAAGAGTGTTTGTATTCGTATCAAGCACTAATGATGGAGTAAGAAATGAACTGGAAAAACATAGGGCATCTTAGATTCCTTCTGAGCCTGGCAAATATGGCCTATATGTTAAGTTGTTTTTTTATTTACTAATAGAACTGCAATTTGGTGGATAATTTTATTGTTTACTCATTACAAAAACTCACTGGTTTAAAGATTAATATTGTGTATTCTATGTTTCCACAGCATTTCAGTTCTATTGATTTAACCAAATTTCATCAACTTTGGTTCATATTTAAAATCTAGAGTTTAACGCCACATTAAAGTTCTATTTGCGATGTTCTGTCTTTCCTTTGCAGCACTCAGGATTCCTGCATGTTGCCCTGAGTTGTTGGGTTCTTCTTACATATGGACCTCGAGTTTGTAAAGCCTACGGCCCTTTCACCTTTTTCCTGATGTATATATTGGGAGGAATTTGTGGCAATTTGACAAGCTTTCTTCACACTCCTGACCTGACAGTTTGTGGTACAGTATGTCCTTTTGAACCAATGTTCCTGCTTGATGTCTTACAAAATATGCTTTTGTTATTGGGTCAGTTgattttgcttttattttttccttcaaTAGTTCCATAAACATGCCTTCTGTTCTTAAAAGCATATGTTTTCTGTTTTCTTTCGAACTAGTTTAATTAATATAACATTATTCACCATGATACCTAAAGAGTTGGAATTGTTAATATTTTTGGTAGTATTAATTATCAGAGGTACAGAGGTATTCCCAACCTGATCCTTTCTGAAGATTCTTATTTCCAATAACTAATATTTGGGAAGCCAAAGCAGCGGAAGTTGACTTCATCACATCTATATGCAGCAATGatggatttattaaattaattttgtatttCATCCAACAATATAAAAAACAAAGTGAAGAAAGTTAAAATCACTAGGATATATGCAACTTAACTAATGGCATACTCAATGTTTGAATCCTATTTTTGTGAATGAATGGTATTACAGGGGATGTTAGCTTGTATTCACTCATCATTCAATGCTTCCATTTAGTGTCTATTACTTAGAAGTAGAGAAAGTGAAACTCAATTTGCATGGCAGCATATTCATGATTTGGTCGGTCTTTTTAATTTCTTCATCCAAATTATTGTTATGCAGCCAAAATGAACTTAAAATAGAGCATGATTTAGTATATATGAATGTAGAAAAACATTTTGTTTCCATATCTTGTATTAAGTCAGTTTACTTGAAGAGAAATGGGAGGAAAGAAATAGTTAATTATGCACTTATTTGAAAAACAATTGAGGTATCATTCAATGCCCTAAAGGTTATATTCAATATAAAGCTTGTCCAAAATCAGGAGAAATTTAAGAGCATACTTTCAACAAAGTTTTCACTGAGCATGATTCATTTTTTCCTGAGATGTTCTTATTGTCAAGGACTAATGTGTTTAAACAGGGTCCAGAATTCGCCATAATTGGAGCTTGGCTCGTCCACCAAGTCCAGAATAAAGAAGTCGGACCAAAAGAAGTTTCACTGAACATGTTCTTGAAAGCAGTAATCGCCACTGCCCTGAGCTTTGTCTTGAGTAGCTTTGGAAGAGTCGACAACTGGTTTGTATTTCCTGTTTGTGCATCCATTTCAATTGCATATCCTTTCAAACTAATTCTTGTGAAAGGAGGCCTTTGATGATTCCTCTGGCTGCAGGACTCATGTTAGCGCCGTCATTTCGGGCATCATATTTGGCTTTCTCACATCTCCAACTTTTGCATTTGGAACAAAGAGCGGTCGGAAAGAGGGAATTACTCTCGTTCAGAATCCATGGAAGTCACTTGCCACCTTCGCGGTCTCTATACTCGTGCTGGCTTCCTTGTTTCTTCTCTATGCACCAGAGCTCCAGCTTGTGGAGCGGGATGACTTTTTCTAGCAACTCCACCGAGATCAATTATTACTTGTTCGAGGAATTCGCTGTTCAAATTTATGTCAAACTGTtgtaagtcgatcgggaagaagaATCATCTCTCGAGATAGTCAATTAATACGATAGACATAATTCATCAACACAGTTTAAGTCGGCGAGTTTGCAAGCGTATCTACGCAATTTGGGTTGGTGCCGGCCATtctcaactcaattaattagtaggAATAAATTTCGCTGTCGGTCGTTTTCTTGAACTTGTTCATATAAATAAACGTCGACATCAAACTGTGCACGCATCAGAGGACACAACATTCATGCACAGATCGATGCTGACATTAATTTGGGTGGGCTTATCGAGGCGATGCACATGCGAAGCTTTGCCGAGGCACGGCAGTCATGGAATCTGCTTTTACGCTCATTTACGCCTCAATAGATTGCCGACTAAAAGGATTTGATCGTCTTCCATCAGCATATTGGGTGCCCTCCAACGACCGCGCACTCGAGCAATGCAACAATACAGACTCAGCACAGATGCAGGAAGAACACTGTCTAGCTTGAGCGTGAGGTCCTTTTCGATACGTTATTTATCGTTTGCTCAGTGAGCGTGTGGTCCCATTTCGGCTGTCACGCAGAGTCGCTCAGCTCGTGCCTTCCCCAATCACTCAGATTTGTCCTGAACAATCAAGTTgcataattatattttaataaagaattatATATAAATAGTTAACTTgtaaatcaattattgatacaggGAGTCTCTTTTGTTTGCGAAACAAGAAAAGAAGTTTGTTGGGAGGGATCCGATCCATTCCAATCCCATCCAATCCAAACCACCGTTGACTCGATCGACGGCGGCTCCGATTTCTCTACAGGGGGCGACGTCTCTCCTGGAAACTTACCGGGGTGACTCGACCAGCTTCCTTATCACTCGTAGAATAAAAAATCGCGAAGGCAAGGGGGCGGGGGTGGTATGATCTGATGACCTTGGAAGCTCGCCTGCGTTATCCAGCTCAGCCAGAGAAATTCGGTTAGAGAGATCGCCAGACAGCGGTCTCCGTGGCGCCGCTGGTTCGGATACAAGGagggaagagaggagaagaggagaagggttTGGGAGAGGCGGGGCTGTGGCTATGCATCGACAGAGGGCCATGTCGTGGAGGAAGGTGGGGAAGGCGGCGCAGGCACTGGCCGCGCACGCGCTTCTCTTCTGCTTTACCCTCTTCCTCGCCCTCAAGATTGACGGTCGGACGCCCTACTCTTGGTGGTCAGCTCTGCTTTCGCTTTCGCCCCTTTGTAATTTGATGCCCTTTCCCTGGATTTAATTGTGTTTGCTTCCGGATTGTTTGGTGCGAGCTCACCCATTCCTTAAAAAGATGGCACTTTTAGTTTTTGAGATTTACGGGGGCGTGGTTGATTTGGCTAGGTGGGGGTTTTAGGATTTGGGGTGGATAGAAAGGATGACTGAGATGAGTTTTGTTCTATACAGCTTTCTTTCACGTTTCAATTCTAAacctttatttttgaaaaaggaaaGCAGGATTGGTTGTCTGTGACATCGAATTCCCTGCTTCCGGCTCTTCATATCTCGCGACTTTCCTTCTGCCACGTTCATTTGAATTATGTTtcgttttaattttcttgttttctctttctaactttctttgattttttttgcaATTCATATTATCTCGGGAAAAAAAATACTTGGATTTGGTGGTAGTTATCATTTGGAAAATTCCTTCAGCAACTAAAATCAGGAGATTACTAGTATTATCGTGAACCAAAATGcaaatgcttattggtgatttTTCATGTTGCTGTCATTCTAGTGATGCTCTTCCAGTAGTCACAATTAGATGAACTTTTATAATGGGAATTATCCTCTTTTTATGTATGTGTTACAGCAATACTTGCCCTGGGAAAGTGACATTTGTGGGTTTCTAAAATTTAACTTGGGCCATGGTATTGTCTCTGACGCTGAACTTGGTCACATGCTAGGGATGTTGTTTTCTCTCACCAACAATGCGTAGTAAAATGGATATGTCACACAAGTTGCTTTGTGAAATGCAATCTGAATGAGGATTATGCAGTATAAGACATGTGATATATGGTCCACCTTATTTTAGTCACCATACTGGTCCAGATGTAGCATGTATCTTTAACACAACCACTGACAGAATTATACTTACCATTGAACAAGGGAATTACCCCTCATAATTTTCATGTCTCTTTTGTAACTTTATTGATTTATAGATCTCTATCGGCTAGGTGGTATTGTTTTGTTATAttccaaattgaatttcaataattttttttcctcCATCACCAATTGTGGACTCCCATTATGCTGTGAGAATCTACATAAATCTAGTGCTTCATATATTTATGATGTTGATCTCATTTTCTCCTGATGTGCTAGGACAATATTTGTTCCTCTTTGGCTATTTCATGCTGTTACAGCACGAGGGAGGTTCTCCTTACCTGCTCCGTCATTGCCTCATGATCGCCATGTATGATTTAACTTCTAATGTCTATTCAAGCAAATGTTTTTGTTCTGTTGTTTACAGTGTGGCTAGTAATAATTGTCAGTTCAGTAACCTGGCCTGATATACTTCTTTTTATACAGTGGGCACCTTGTCATGCTGTTGTTGCAGTACCTTTGTTAATTGCCTTTGAACTACTTCTTTGTATATATCTTCACAATATAAGTGGTAAGAGTGGACACAATTGCTTAGCAGTCAATTTATATGAACTCTACTGATAGTTCTTATTTGAAATTTCATACAGTTAATGCTGGACGTTATATCAACCTAAAGGTTGTGTTCCTTCCACTTTTGGCCTTTGAGATAACCATTCTTGTTGATAATTTCAGgtaaatatatttatctttgtATTTAAACTATCTTAGAGGGAAATAACAGGAGAATATTCATTGATAATTGGATATTTTACCTTGTTATTAGCACCACAATACCACATTCTGGATATAAAATGTAAGTCTGGCTACAACTGAGAATTTTACTAATAAAACTAGAATGGATCTTTAACTATAGACACTTTAAGCTAATTGTCATAGCTTATCCAGTTTTTAGTTTGCCAGAAGCTTGAGTGTATTTGTATTCTACATAAGCCGAAGATCTATTGTCTGTGAGTTCTTGTTTATCAAGTTTGTTTCGTGTTATTTTGCACAACTTACATAATGCCTACCCAGTCATTGTTACTAGGGTTGGAAAGAGACATCTTACTCTCCTTTCTCTCATATCCCTTCGGCTCAAATCGGGTGGAAAATGATGGAAACTGACTCCAACCAACTATATTATAAAAAACATAGAATTAAGTTTTTATGTCAtccaattattattttgtttttcaagtttgataaaaaatgaaataaagaagTTTCTTTCTATCCTCCTCATGTTCCTTCCCAAGCATATAAGGAAGAACCAATTTCCTCCCACTTTTTCCTACCCCTAGTTCTTTCCCTCACTCTTCCCAAGGATGCCTTAATGCTAGGTTAAAGTAGCCCTTTTTCCTCCATGGGAATAAGTTGGTTCTTGAGTACAATCACAACAAAAACATTGGTTTGGACTAACTATTATCAGTAACATCCATCAATTTCAATTGATATCCAAGCCATCTAAAATTAGTCAACATGGGCTTAGATTTCTTCAGCTGGAAGGAGGAACCCAGGAGAAGGTAGCAGCAACAACTCGTTTATGGGACAAGTCTTGATGTTCATATCGATCCATTATGTGCTTTTTGAATCTAGCATTGGGTAGACCTCATACAATAATTATCCTAGTTTTGGAGGATAGAAATACTAGGGTTTATAGCTTGGTGGAATGGTAGAGTTCCAATGCATATTGACCTACATGTTTTTGCAGGGAGATTATGTTGTTTGATATTGATTAGAAGGGGCTGAAACTTCTTCCTCATCACCTCAGCCTAGGTTCCTCTAGTTTGTCGTCGTTGATAATAGCTTCATTGTTGCCACCAGTCTAGTGTTGAATCTTTGTCGTCCACCTTTCTTGTGAGTTCTTTGGCCAGCCAAGCTTTTGTCGGATACTGTCTGCCTATGCTGCCAATTTTTCTAGATGCATTGATGCTAGTGTCTCCCTGGATCTGGATTGAGGGAGACAAAAAAGAGTTGAAACCATGATAAATCCTATTCGTCTCAGTCAAACTGGTCCAATTTATCCTATGGTAGATGACTTTTGAAACTTGCTTATATGATGGTACTTCTATTCAGATCAACTTCCACATACTATAAGTTAGGTACtgttaagataagttctttttaacAGCGCCGTTTTGAATTTACAATGTTTAAAACCATGATAAAGTCTATTTGTCTCGGTCAACTGGTCCAATTTATCCAATGGTAGATGACTTTTAAAAACTCACTTATAGGGCAGTACTAAACTACTAATATTCAGATGGACTTCCAGATAATATTGAGATAGGTGTCATtaagataagttatttttgttgatcttgaacttaagtttttaatgtgtttttgaatTGGAGAACAAGAAGGGCTGGGTTGCAAGTGTTCATATAAGTAAGATTTTAGAACACTTATGTGAGAAAATGGTCTTTTATGAGTAACACAGTTACTTATAAAATCATGTATAAAGAGGCCTTTGAATATACAAAAAAACACACAAAACGAACTAGTAACTTCCTTAAGAACTATCTTCAAAATTGGTCACTACTCTTTTTGTCAATTCTGTTAAAATAGGACGAGAGGCAATCATAGTAACTGTTAAAATTAACAATGGTACATCTGTAGACACTAGAAAAAGATAAAAAGACAATAAGAAGAAAAAATCCATCACATATTAGAGTTATCACATCACCCTGAACTTCTCTGGGCATTTTGACCTCTGCAACTGGCACTCTAATTTTCAGGATGTGTAAAGCTTTAATGCCAGGAGATGAAGAGAGCATGAGTGATGAAGCTATCTGGGAGACACTTCCTGTAAGTTCAATCGAGTTGAATTCTTCAATTCATCACTGTTCTGATGAGTGTATGGATTTCGTAATGAGAGATAACATTAATCTAGCATCTTATAGGAGCTTGTTTTTGAAGAAGAATTATAGATGTTCATgtaggaaatttttgctagtaaTTGCTGCATAACGCTTGTTCTTGCATATGTAATGCAAAATTTTATAAATCTATTACAGCTTTCTACTTTTTCGTGCACCTATCTACTTTTTATAGTTTCAGCTCATAAGTTTGTATTTTTTGTAGTTCACGTGAAACTCGTAtgtcttatttttttaattacctAATCATTTGTCTTGTCATAGTAGCAATTTGGGCATTGAGCATGGTACCAAAGATGCATGACTGATAAAAGTAAAAGGAACTTACATCAATAGGCCATCTTGTCCTTTTTTGCATTGGTGTCTAAGCTAGTATATTTTATATTACAATACAATTTTGTTTTTGACTTTCTCAAGTTTTTTATACTGAATCTTGTGACACTTGTCTTAGCACTTCTGGGTTGCAATCTCAATGGTGTTTCTCATAGCTGCTTCCATATTCACCCTTCTTAAGCTATGTGGTAAATTCCCTTCACCTTTGTTTTCTAAAGCTTTTTATAACTTTTGCAAGTATAGAGCATTGGATTTTATTGTACATATGAACAATAAATTTGTTGCTAAGCATATTCATGTGCTATTTTGTTCTTTACATGTTCTTCGGAAAAATGGATCTAAGATCTTTTTCAAGGAAAAAAAGGTATCTACATTTAGCTAGAATTAGGACAATCAAATTGTATTTCTGAAATAGGAAGTTCATTTAGACCTGCTGTGCTTTACCTTTTAAGCTCTATACAAAACCAAACTGCAAAGATTGTTAATTTGACAACAAGTGGAAATGAATGAAATTCTGTCAGTATTACTATCATGCGGAGTTGTGGACCACTCATATCTGGAGTCTGGttctaataaaaatataattgatAGATAATCAGAGCCTGACTTGGTGTCTTCGCATATATTTGTACTGTGATTATTCTGATCCTTTTTTTTTTGGTGAACTTtattctgtaaattcatgttggTGAATATACACATTTGATGTTCTTTCATTCAGATGCGTGAATAATCTGTATTCTAATAACTTGATATTTGGATAAAAAGGGTCTAGATATGCAAAGCATGATCTTTTTTCTTATTTGCACTAAGGAAATACATTGTTCAAAGTGTGCATTTGAATTCCTTATCTCCTCTCTTCTCCTCCATCAActatcttctttcttctcttctcctttcccTGTTCTCCCTCTTTCTGATTTGGCAATGAGTATATTACAATATCtgtttttttctttattcttatTTGTAATATTTGGATAAGCAGTTATCATATAATTATGCAACCTCTTTTTGTCAATGCAGGTGATGTTGATGCTCTTGGTTGGTGGGATCTATTCATAAATTTTGGGTAGCACTCCCTTTTTTCCCCTTTAATGGTTTTAACAATATCACTAATATCTTCTGATCTACCTACTCTTTTCAGGATTGCAGAGTGTTTTGCTTTCCTTGTGTCTACAAAGTGgtctaatccaatgatccatagACGTTATCATGGCGAAGCTTCTTCTTCAACTGCAATTAGGTATCGAGATTGGAATAGTGGTCTTCTGCTTTCTTCCATTGAGGACCATGATCAGGGGGTTTGTAGTCTGCAAGACATTGGAGGCCATATAATGAAAGTTCCTATTGTGGTTTTCCAGGTTTTGTTTTGCATGCGCCTCGAGGTATGATGTGCAATTGTAGCAACTTTACACTACAATTTTGCTTTTTCTTCCAACTCATGGATCAACATGCTTCAATGCTTGTTTCTTAAGTAGCTCTTTCTTGGCTAAGAGTAGTATAAAAAATTCGATATATCATTATACAATGAAAACCCACTAAAAGTTGCTtgaatcatgattattttttTGACTCTGATGGTGTACTCTGCTATCCACTTGTATGTGTGAGTAGATGCTGCCAATATAACTTTCCTCTATAAAATTAGATATTTGCTTAACCTCTGCCAAAAAAATGATGCTCATTTGGTGGCTATTACATCTTTTCATTCAAGTAGAGGGAGAGTAACACAAATAATAGTGTTCCATGCTTGTCCATTAAACACACATTGCATTGATAGAGTGCTTCAAAGTTTGGAAGATTACCATTAGGGCCTTTTTCTATTTTGCTGTTGCAGCATTCAAGGGCATGGAATTAATCACCATGCTCCTACGCGCATATGGCACTATTCTAACCTATGTTTTCAATTTGGagtatatgtaacttatttgggTATGGATCTAGGTGTAGCACACATCATTTACCAGGTGTCCAACTCACCTAGTACCTGTATGTGTTGCGTTGACACAGGAAAGGGGTATGTGAAAAGTTCACTTAACAAAAACTCTAACTAATTATACTAATTCATGGCCAAAATTTTAGATGAAGAATGGTGCAATCATGTCCTTGTCATTGTGCTAATTCTTATAACTTATAAGGTAAGACAAGTCTAAGCAATAAAACTTTAAAGCGAGGTCAATGTTGAAGAATTATCTTGCGTTTAAAATTTTAACACactatataatttttattgaaGTGGGAATGCATTAATATTGCAAGTTTTGTTAACCAAATTTCTAAGATACTTGCAAATGGTGACTGTATGAGTATAGATATTCATAACCTTGCATCAATAAGCTTTAAGTTCTAGTTCAAACTATGTAGGAGTCTATAGATAACTTGTTTGTTCAAGTAATGGCAAATGTAATCTTGAAGAAGTCAAACCTTGAGctaattatttcaatttattttgttGATTTTGAATGCTGGGCATATCAGtgtttttttctattatttaattctttttcatttagaAATTAGGATTGGATATAGTTCAAAACAAACATGCTAAAAATCATGCTACTCAAGAGTTTGTTTAAGCAAGATATTTGATTGACTATTGTCTTTCGAGAATTTGCTTCTATGCCACTTTTTTCTGCATCTATATCACTAGAAAGTGAGATATATTTATTTCGTGTTTCATCATGCCATACTGAGATGTTTAGTACTTCTTTGCTGGCTCAGGGAACACCTCCTAGTGCTCGACATATACCAATTTTTGCACTTTTCTCGCCATTATTTATTTTGCAAGGTGCTGCTGTCCTATATGCTTTTTTAACATTGGTGGAGAAGCTTGTTCTTTTACTTGATTTTGGAACTATTGATACTAGATATCTCAGAATTTCATCAAATGTTCATGACTTCTTTGCTTTTGTGCATCATGGTTCAAGGTACTATTTTACTTGTTCACCAGTTGAATATGTTATTTTGGGTAAGAAATTAGCTCTGTTCTTTATTTGATTATATCTTGTCCAAGTTAACAGATTGCTTGGTTGGTGGTCCATTGATGAGGAAAGCAGAGAAGAGCAAGCTCGCTTGTTTTATACTGAAGAAACTGGGTATCTTTTTCCGCTTCGTTTACTCTCTAGACATTTATCTGATAGGATGAATAATCAACTTTTAT contains:
- the LOC121996972 gene encoding RHOMBOID-like protein 9, chloroplastic isoform X1 translates to MASVSICTLYCKDGIHVTKKVLQPVDKGNSFLPGHWLCSSDYIASQIDIRQSTVYLVANITWKGQRSETFNSFNINCFSSVPYMSSNEVASHKFNCMGSRKSDSESGHQRDQYGSDSSLSSSSNIKRQLTKLDLYFSKLKHMKDRQLGSNSQTLLERRMIKMDSSGGLKDNTTKTIDTSCDDKKETGLSSLEHYFGRLSANIDSEKRSLSSFQKGVSERNSERTSITGIGEGNEKEVDLEPYTNKDKKNLDDRTDSLIFGTRNIQSLPTEDEASDLYLISLLAAIDIAVYLFEIASPVNSEIEHLSLPLIYGAKINKLILLGEWWRLLTPMFLHSGFLHVALSCWVLLTYGPRVCKAYGPFTFFLMYILGGICGNLTSFLHTPDLTVCGTGPEFAIIGAWLVHQVQNKEVGPKEVSLNMFLKAVIATALSFVLSSFGRVDNWTHVSAVISGIIFGFLTSPTFAFGTKSGRKEGITLVQNPWKSLATFAVSILVLASLFLLYAPELQLVERDDFF
- the LOC121996972 gene encoding RHOMBOID-like protein 9, chloroplastic isoform X2, yielding MASVSICTLYCKDGIHVTKKVLQPVDKGNSFLPGHWLCSSDYIASQIDIRQSTVYLVANITWKGQRSETFNSFNINCFSSVPYMSSNEVASHKFNCMGSRKSDSESGHQRDQYGSDSSLSSSSNIKRQLTKLDLYFSKLKHMKDRQLGSNSQTLLERRMIKMDSSGGLKDNTTKTIDTSCDDKKETGLSSLEHYFGRLSDSEKRSLSSFQKGVSERNSERTSITGIGEGNEKEVDLEPYTNKDKKNLDDRTDSLIFGTRNIQSLPTEDEASDLYLISLLAAIDIAVYLFEIASPVNSEIEHLSLPLIYGAKINKLILLGEWWRLLTPMFLHSGFLHVALSCWVLLTYGPRVCKAYGPFTFFLMYILGGICGNLTSFLHTPDLTVCGTGPEFAIIGAWLVHQVQNKEVGPKEVSLNMFLKAVIATALSFVLSSFGRVDNWTHVSAVISGIIFGFLTSPTFAFGTKSGRKEGITLVQNPWKSLATFAVSILVLASLFLLYAPELQLVERDDFF
- the LOC121996973 gene encoding uncharacterized protein LOC121996973 isoform X2 produces the protein MHRQRAMSWRKVGKAAQALAAHALLFCFTLFLALKIDGRTPYSWWTIFVPLWLFHAVTARGRFSLPAPSLPHDRHWAPCHAVVAVPLLIAFELLLCIYLHNISVNAGRYINLKVVFLPLLAFEITILVDNFRMCKALMPGDEESMSDEAIWETLPHFWVAISMVFLIAASIFTLLKLCGDVDALGWWDLFINFGIAECFAFLVSTKWSNPMIHRRYHGEASSSTAIRYRDWNSGLLLSSIEDHDQGVCSLQDIGGHIMKVPIVVFQVLFCMRLEGTPPSARHIPIFALFSPLFILQDISEFHQMFMTSLLLCIMVQVNRLLGWWSIDEESREEQARLFYTEETGYNTFCGYPPEVVKKMAKRDLAEEVWRLQAALGEQAEITKYSQQEYERLQNEKVLCRICFEAEICTVLLPCRHRILCKSCSEKCKKCPICRVPIEERMPVYDV
- the LOC121996973 gene encoding uncharacterized protein LOC121996973 isoform X1 — its product is MHRQRAMSWRKVGKAAQALAAHALLFCFTLFLALKIDGRTPYSWWTIFVPLWLFHAVTARGRFSLPAPSLPHDRHWAPCHAVVAVPLLIAFELLLCIYLHNISVNAGRYINLKVVFLPLLAFEITILVDNFRMCKALMPGDEESMSDEAIWETLPHFWVAISMVFLIAASIFTLLKLCGDVDALGWWDLFINFGIAECFAFLVSTKWSNPMIHRRYHGEASSSTAIRYRDWNSGLLLSSIEDHDQGVCSLQDIGGHIMKVPIVVFQVLFCMRLEGTPPSARHIPIFALFSPLFILQGAAVLYAFLTLVEKLVLLLDFGTIDTRYLRISSNVHDFFAFVHHGSRLLGWWSIDEESREEQARLFYTEETGYNTFCGYPPEVVKKMAKRDLAEEVWRLQAALGEQAEITKYSQQEYERLQNEKVLCRICFEAEICTVLLPCRHRILCKSCSEKCKKCPICRVPIEERMPVYDV